The following are encoded together in the Sparus aurata chromosome 1, fSpaAur1.1, whole genome shotgun sequence genome:
- the LOC115583603 gene encoding sphingosine kinase 2-like isoform X2, protein MSELSRPCRMMLLVNPQSGKGQALTLYNNHIQRMLNEAGVPHTLVITERQNHARELVKEADLSQWDALVIMSGDGLLFEVINGLLDRPDWEEAIRTPLGILPGGSGNALAASVHHYSGAASAFSEELLVSCGFLLCKGLVSRMDLVSIHLPSSPRLFSFLSLAWGFVADVDIESEKYRHVGAARFTVGTLVRLASLRVYKGKLAYLPATEEYNRDEGLRNNVTLHCNNQASSIGPASVLCQLSRDSPCENTFHNSCHSNNSLKVRRNESTPSRSANKSLSGPPDSLLLPLDQPPPADWVVVQEEDFVLMLAMYQSHLAEDLFAAPGAIPDDGVIHLFYVRAGISRTALLKLFLAMEKGAHLATNCQHLVYTKVRALRLEPYSPKGIITVDGEVVEYGPLQAEVHRGLARLITG, encoded by the exons ATGAGTGAATTGTCTCGTCCATGCCGGATGATGCTGCTGGTGAACCCGCAGAGTGGGAAAGGACAGGCGCTCACACTCTACAACAACCACATCCAGCGTATGCTCAATGAGGCGGGAGTCCCACACACTCTGGTCATCACTG agcgGCAGAACCACGCTCGAGAGCTGGTGAAGGAGGCCGACCTGTCGCAGTGGGACGCTTTAGTCATCATGTCTGGTGATGGACTTCTGTTTGAG gtgattAATGGTCTGTTGGATCGACCAGACTGGGAGGAGGCCATCCGGACCCCTCTGGGTATCCTTCCTGGTGGATCAGGCAACGCCTTGGCTGCATCCGTACATCACTACTCTGG GGCCGCGTCGGCGTTCAGTGAGGAGCTCCTGGTCAGCTGCGGATTTCTGCTCTGTAAAGGACTCGTGTCCCGTATGGATCTTGTCTCCATCCATCTCCCCTCCAGCCCTCgcctcttctccttcctctcactGGCCTGGGGCTTCGTAGCAGACGTCGACATAGAAAGCGAGAAGTACCGTCATGTCGGAGCTGCCCGTTTCACTGTCGGCACCCTGGTGAGGCTGGCTTCTCTCCGCGTCTACAAGGGCAAGCTGGCTTACCTTCCCGCCACTGAGGAATACAACAGGGACGAGGGTTTGAGAAATAACGTGACGCTGCACTGCAACAATCAGGCCTCTTCTATAGGTCCGGCCTCTGTGCTGTGTCAACTGTCCAGAGACTCTCCCTGCGAGAACACCTTCCACAACTCCTGCCACTCCAACAACTCCCTCAAAGTTAGGAGGAACGAGAGCACGCCTTCTCGGAGCGCCAACAAATCCCTCTCCGGCCCGCCTGactccctgctgctgcctctggaCCAGCCGCCGCCTGCCGACTGGGTggtggtgcaggaggaggactttGTCCTCATGCTGGCCATGTACCAGTCCCACCTGGCGGAGGATCTGTTCGCAGCCCCAGGCGCCATCCCAGACGACGGCGTCATCCATCTTTTTTACGTTAGAGCGGGAATATCACGCACTGCGCTGCTGAAGCTGTTCCTAGCTATGGAAAAGGGCGCACATCTGGCTACTAACTGTCAACATCTGGTGTACACTAAGGTGCGGGCCCTCAGACTTGAGCCGTATTCACCCAAAGGGATAATAACAGTAGACGGAGAAGTGGTGGAGTATGGCCCACTGCAGGCGGAGGTACACAGAGGCCTGGCCAGATTAATCACCGGATGA